A genomic region of Pseudomonas abietaniphila contains the following coding sequences:
- a CDS encoding lysylphosphatidylglycerol synthase transmembrane domain-containing protein — protein sequence MKRLVWLAVVLVLALLIPFFMGGADMFHRLRNFPLPLLIGMFGMVLVGWCMNTLRLRLLLGDSAGGLGMRKSLAVVMATEFAYCATPGGSGAPLTLVALLSRSGIGPAKSTAAFATDQLNDLVFFLFALIGILIYAVFHKLSENLEWMLIASALLIGAGLCVCAGFARYHRRIILLNGKLLKRLKRKNTTRIRWARKLLHFRDALAETWKMPHRILLKVFALTCVHWSLRYSVMYLALRGLGVDIDWAWTFLVQMLSLSAGQFSLSPGGAGAAELTSAALLAPMVGKSTAAAAILIWRIVTYYFYLVAGGPVFLLMVGRPLLMKLLRIKAA from the coding sequence GTGAAGCGACTTGTCTGGCTGGCGGTGGTCCTGGTACTTGCCCTTCTGATTCCTTTTTTCATGGGCGGCGCGGACATGTTTCACCGCCTGCGCAACTTTCCGCTCCCGTTGCTGATCGGCATGTTCGGCATGGTCTTGGTCGGCTGGTGCATGAACACTCTGCGTTTGCGCTTGTTATTAGGCGACAGCGCTGGCGGGCTGGGAATGCGCAAGAGTCTGGCAGTGGTCATGGCCACCGAATTCGCGTACTGCGCGACGCCAGGTGGCAGCGGTGCGCCGCTGACGCTGGTGGCGCTGCTGTCACGCAGCGGTATCGGTCCGGCGAAGAGCACGGCGGCGTTCGCCACGGACCAACTCAACGACCTGGTGTTCTTTCTGTTCGCGCTGATCGGCATCCTGATTTACGCCGTCTTTCACAAGCTCAGCGAGAACCTTGAATGGATGCTCATAGCCAGCGCACTGCTGATTGGCGCGGGCCTGTGTGTCTGCGCGGGTTTTGCACGGTATCACCGTCGCATCATTCTGCTGAACGGCAAGCTGCTCAAACGTCTGAAGCGCAAGAACACCACTCGCATTCGCTGGGCGCGCAAGCTGTTGCACTTTCGCGATGCGCTGGCTGAAACCTGGAAAATGCCCCACCGCATCCTGCTCAAGGTCTTCGCGCTGACCTGCGTTCACTGGAGCCTGCGCTACAGCGTGATGTACCTGGCTTTACGTGGGCTTGGCGTGGACATCGACTGGGCCTGGACATTTCTGGTGCAAATGTTGTCGCTGAGCGCGGGCCAGTTCAGCCTGTCGCCCGGCGGCGCCGGTGCTGCGGAACTGACCTCGGCGGCCCTGCTGGCGCCGATGGTGGGCAAATCGACCGCTGCCGCGGCGATTCTGATCTGGCGGATCGTGACGTACTACTTCTATCTGGTGGCGGGCGGTCCGGTGTTTCTGCTGATGGTGGGCCGCCCCTTGTTGATGAAGCTACTGCGGATCAAGGCTGCGTGA
- the sbcB gene encoding exodeoxyribonuclease I — protein MTSSIFWYDYETTGINPRNDRPLQMAGIRTDEQLNEIADPVNLYCQPSDDILPHPAACLVTGITPARLAEKGLCEADFMTRVHAELSKPGTCGAGYNTLRFDDEMTRYSLYRNFFDPYGREWQGGNSRWDLIDVVRTAYALRPEGIVWPEEEGRVTLKLERLTAANGIDHGQAHDALSDVRATIALARLIRDKQPKLYDYLFQLRSKHKVQEQIRLLQPLVHISGRFSAARSYVSVVLPLAWHPTNRNALIVCDLFHDHRPLLDEDGETLRQRLYTRREDLAQGQLPVPLKLLHINKCPVVAPLSVLREEDRQRLQLDMSVFKERVLRLNEGQAIWQEKLKTVYASDEFAASEDPEQQLYDGFINDRDRRLCEQVRIAEPQQLGSESWPFDDPRLPELLFRYRARNFAETLNTEEQQRWLSFCRLRLSDPQAGAPNTLKGFTKALIAQSLTATPEQLKVLSQWQDYSLQLQQRVGL, from the coding sequence GTGACCTCCAGCATCTTCTGGTACGACTACGAAACCACCGGGATCAATCCGCGTAACGACCGTCCCCTTCAGATGGCGGGGATACGCACCGATGAGCAGCTCAACGAAATCGCCGACCCCGTCAATCTCTATTGCCAGCCGAGCGACGATATCCTGCCGCACCCGGCAGCCTGCCTGGTCACGGGCATCACCCCGGCCCGACTGGCGGAAAAGGGATTGTGTGAAGCGGATTTCATGACCCGCGTGCATGCCGAACTTTCAAAACCCGGTACGTGCGGGGCCGGTTACAACACGCTGCGTTTCGATGACGAGATGACGCGTTACAGCCTCTATCGCAACTTCTTCGACCCGTACGGGCGGGAGTGGCAGGGCGGTAACAGTCGCTGGGACCTGATCGATGTCGTGCGTACCGCGTATGCGCTTCGCCCCGAAGGTATTGTCTGGCCGGAAGAGGAGGGGCGCGTCACGCTGAAACTTGAACGTCTGACGGCAGCCAACGGCATTGACCATGGTCAGGCGCACGACGCGCTCTCCGATGTGCGTGCAACTATTGCACTCGCACGTTTGATTCGCGACAAACAACCCAAGCTGTACGACTATCTTTTCCAGTTGCGCAGCAAGCACAAGGTGCAGGAGCAGATTCGGTTGTTGCAGCCGCTGGTGCATATATCCGGTCGGTTTTCTGCAGCGCGAAGTTACGTGAGCGTCGTATTACCCTTGGCCTGGCATCCGACCAATCGCAATGCTCTGATTGTCTGCGACCTTTTTCATGACCACCGTCCGTTGCTGGACGAAGACGGCGAGACCTTGCGCCAGCGCTTATATACCCGTCGCGAAGATCTGGCGCAGGGGCAGTTGCCGGTGCCGCTCAAACTACTGCATATAAATAAATGCCCGGTCGTCGCGCCCTTGAGCGTCTTGCGTGAGGAAGATCGCCAGCGGTTGCAGTTGGACATGAGCGTCTTTAAAGAGCGTGTCTTGCGTCTGAACGAAGGGCAGGCGATCTGGCAGGAAAAGTTGAAAACGGTTTACGCCAGTGATGAATTCGCGGCGAGTGAAGACCCCGAGCAGCAGTTATATGACGGTTTTATCAACGACCGAGATCGTCGTCTTTGTGAGCAGGTCCGTATTGCGGAGCCGCAGCAACTGGGCAGCGAGTCCTGGCCTTTCGATGATCCTCGTCTCCCGGAGTTATTGTTCCGTTACCGTGCCCGAAACTTTGCCGAAACCCTGAACACTGAAGAGCAACAACGCTGGTTAAGCTTTTGCCGGTTGCGCCTCAGCGACCCGCAGGCCGGGGCGCCCAACACGTTGAAAGGCTTTACCAAGGCCTTGATCGCGCAGTCGCTCACCGCGACGCCCGAGCAACTCAAGGTGCTGAGCCAGTGGCAGGATTATTCGCTGCAACTTCAGCAACGAGTGGGCTTATAA
- the purU gene encoding formyltetrahydrofolate deformylase → MRTFRLVIACPDRVGIVAKVSNFLASYNGWITEASHHSDNLSGWFFMRHEIRADTLPFDLEGFREAFTPIAEEFSMDWRITDSDQKKRVVLMASRESHCLADLLHRWHSDELDCEIACVISNHQDLRSMVEWHDIPYYHVPVDPKDKEPAFAEVSRLVKQHEADVVVLARYMQILPPDLCREYAHQVINIHHSFLPSFVGAKPYHQASLRGVKLIGATCHYVTEELDAGPIIEQDVVRVSHRDSIENMVRFGRDVEKMVLARGLRAHLEDRVLVHDNKTVVFD, encoded by the coding sequence ATGCGCACTTTTCGTCTGGTCATCGCGTGCCCGGACCGTGTTGGCATCGTTGCCAAAGTCAGTAACTTTCTGGCGTCGTACAACGGCTGGATTACCGAAGCGAGCCATCACTCTGACAACCTCAGCGGCTGGTTTTTCATGCGTCACGAAATCCGTGCCGACACCCTGCCGTTCGACCTCGAGGGCTTCCGAGAGGCATTCACCCCCATCGCTGAAGAGTTCTCGATGGATTGGCGTATCACGGACTCCGATCAGAAAAAACGCGTCGTGCTGATGGCCAGCCGTGAATCGCACTGTCTGGCGGACTTGTTGCACCGCTGGCACAGCGATGAACTGGATTGCGAAATCGCCTGTGTGATTTCCAATCACCAGGACCTGCGCAGCATGGTCGAGTGGCACGACATTCCTTACTACCACGTGCCGGTCGATCCAAAAGACAAAGAGCCGGCCTTCGCTGAAGTTTCACGCCTGGTGAAACAGCACGAAGCCGATGTGGTGGTACTCGCCCGTTACATGCAGATCCTGCCGCCTGATCTGTGCCGCGAATATGCGCATCAGGTCATCAACATTCATCACAGCTTCCTGCCATCGTTCGTGGGCGCCAAGCCGTACCATCAAGCATCGCTGCGTGGCGTGAAGCTGATCGGTGCGACGTGCCATTACGTCACCGAAGAACTGGACGCTGGCCCGATCATCGAGCAGGACGTGGTGCGGGTCAGCCATCGCGACAGCATCGAGAACATGGTGCGTTTCGGTCGTGATGTCGAGAAGATGGTGTTGGCCCGTGGTCTGCGCGCGCACCTGGAAGACCGGGTTCTGGTGCATGACAACAAGACCGTGGTGTTCGACTGA
- a CDS encoding helicase HerA-like domain-containing protein codes for MADSQHILIGAGLDGQPVGQAMRLANRHGLVAGATGTGKTVTLQRLAEVFSDAGVAVFAADIKGDLCGLGAAGNPQGKVAERIAGMPWLNHTPQAYPVTLWDVQGQSGHPLRTTLSEMGPLLLGSLLELTDSQQSALYAAFKVADREGLLLLDIKDLKALLNYLRDNPQALGEDSALMTTGSSQALLRRLAVLEQQGAEALFGEPALQLEDILQPASDGRGRIHLLDASRLVHEAPKVYATFLLWLLAELFEQLPERGDADKPLLALFFDEAHLLFADTPKALQDRLEQVVRLIRSKGVGVYFVTQSPSDLPDTILAQLGLRIQHGLRAFTSKEQKSLRAVAEGFRPNPEFDALTVLTELGIGEALVGTLQEKGTPEMVKRVLVAPPQSRIGPLSDAERAALIAQSPLAGRYDKAVDRESAYEMLLARKGAAPEPGQAPVADEKAEGGFADMAGGFLGGLAGQAVKSAMRQAANQIGRELVRGLMGSLLGGSKRRR; via the coding sequence ATGGCGGATTCTCAACACATTCTGATCGGCGCGGGCCTCGACGGTCAGCCGGTCGGCCAGGCGATGCGTCTGGCCAATCGTCACGGTCTGGTGGCTGGAGCGACAGGCACCGGGAAAACCGTGACCTTGCAGCGTCTGGCAGAAGTGTTCAGCGACGCCGGTGTCGCGGTGTTCGCTGCGGATATCAAGGGCGATCTTTGCGGGTTGGGCGCAGCGGGGAATCCGCAAGGCAAGGTGGCCGAGCGTATTGCCGGGATGCCCTGGCTGAATCACACGCCGCAGGCGTATCCAGTGACGTTGTGGGACGTACAGGGTCAGTCCGGTCATCCACTTCGTACGACGTTGTCTGAAATGGGACCGTTATTGCTTGGGAGCCTGCTGGAACTGACCGACAGTCAGCAGTCCGCCCTGTATGCAGCGTTCAAGGTCGCCGACCGCGAGGGGCTGTTGCTGCTGGATATCAAAGACCTCAAGGCGTTGCTCAACTATTTGCGTGATAACCCGCAGGCGTTGGGCGAAGACAGCGCGCTGATGACGACAGGTTCCAGTCAAGCGTTACTGCGTCGTCTGGCGGTGCTTGAGCAGCAGGGTGCCGAAGCGCTGTTCGGCGAACCGGCACTGCAACTCGAAGACATCCTGCAGCCCGCGAGCGATGGGCGAGGGCGTATTCATCTGCTGGATGCCAGCCGTCTGGTGCATGAAGCGCCGAAGGTCTACGCGACGTTTCTATTGTGGCTGCTGGCGGAGTTATTCGAGCAGCTTCCTGAGCGCGGCGACGCCGACAAACCGTTGCTGGCGCTGTTTTTCGACGAGGCCCATCTGCTGTTCGCCGATACGCCGAAGGCCTTGCAGGACCGGCTTGAACAGGTGGTCCGGCTGATTCGCTCCAAGGGCGTGGGCGTGTATTTCGTCACCCAGTCCCCCTCCGACCTGCCCGACACGATCCTTGCGCAACTCGGCTTGCGTATTCAGCACGGCTTGAGGGCCTTCACCAGCAAGGAGCAGAAATCCCTGAGAGCCGTGGCGGAAGGGTTTCGGCCCAACCCCGAATTCGACGCGCTGACAGTGTTGACCGAGTTGGGCATCGGTGAGGCGCTGGTGGGAACGCTGCAGGAGAAGGGCACGCCGGAAATGGTCAAGCGCGTGCTGGTTGCGCCGCCACAATCGAGGATAGGGCCGCTGAGCGATGCCGAGCGCGCGGCGTTGATTGCTCAATCACCGCTGGCCGGGCGTTACGACAAGGCGGTTGATCGCGAGTCGGCGTATGAAATGCTGCTGGCGAGGAAAGGGGCGGCACCCGAACCGGGGCAAGCGCCCGTTGCGGATGAGAAGGCAGAGGGCGGCTTTGCCGACATGGCCGGCGGTTTTCTGGGCGGGTTGGCAGGGCAGGCGGTCAAGAGTGCGATGCGTCAGGCTGCCAATCAGATTGGTCGCGAGCTGGTGCGAGGCTTGATGGGGTCGTTGCTGGGAGGGAGCAAGAGGCGACGTTGA
- a CDS encoding glycosyltransferase family 4 protein, which translates to MFYAPASGGVRTYLDAKHRRLAGYPDVRHSLLIPGAGIGSKDGVYSVPAPPVPFGNGYRFPLRAAPWRNALRDLQPDLIEAGDPYLTAWAALDARRQLDVPVIGFYHSDLPLLVSNRIGTWLGTNVEAYVSKLYGNFDRVLAPSAVMAEKLTRLGVRNVYVQPLGVDLERFNPACRDSRLKSALGLRDETRLLVFAGRGSREKNIPVLLDCMRLLGEGYHLLLVGSHMPTHVPENVSTMNHFLPSEEVARLLASADALVHAGDQETFGLVILEAMASGTPVIAVDAGAFREIIPETCGLLCEPNHAASMAATVRQLFTQDMPGMRLAARRHVEAHYDWTTVVTGLLGHYASVLGVTVSDHATAYAHG; encoded by the coding sequence ATGTTTTACGCCCCTGCCAGCGGCGGCGTGCGCACTTATCTGGATGCCAAGCACCGACGGTTGGCGGGTTATCCCGACGTTCGACACAGCCTTTTAATTCCCGGCGCCGGCATCGGCTCCAAGGACGGCGTGTACAGCGTGCCGGCTCCGCCCGTTCCGTTTGGCAACGGTTATCGCTTTCCATTGCGGGCAGCGCCCTGGCGAAATGCCCTGCGCGATCTTCAGCCCGACCTTATCGAGGCCGGAGATCCGTATCTCACCGCATGGGCGGCGCTGGATGCCCGCCGTCAACTGGATGTCCCGGTCATCGGTTTCTACCACTCCGATCTCCCGCTGTTGGTCAGCAACCGCATCGGCACTTGGCTGGGCACTAACGTCGAGGCCTATGTCAGCAAACTCTACGGCAACTTCGACCGCGTCCTCGCGCCCAGTGCAGTCATGGCCGAAAAGCTCACCCGGCTCGGGGTCAGAAATGTGTATGTGCAGCCTTTGGGCGTTGACCTGGAGCGGTTCAATCCTGCCTGTCGTGATTCGCGACTCAAGTCGGCATTGGGCCTTCGCGACGAAACGCGCCTGCTGGTGTTTGCCGGACGGGGTTCGCGCGAGAAAAACATCCCCGTCCTGCTCGACTGCATGAGGCTGCTCGGCGAGGGTTATCACCTGTTGCTGGTGGGCTCGCACATGCCGACCCACGTGCCCGAGAACGTGAGCACGATGAATCATTTCCTGCCGTCCGAAGAGGTCGCCCGCCTGTTGGCCAGCGCCGATGCGTTGGTGCACGCTGGCGATCAAGAAACGTTCGGGCTGGTGATTCTGGAAGCCATGGCCAGCGGGACGCCCGTGATAGCGGTCGATGCGGGCGCTTTCCGCGAGATCATTCCCGAAACCTGCGGCCTGTTGTGCGAGCCCAATCATGCAGCCTCCATGGCCGCAACCGTACGGCAGCTCTTCACGCAAGACATGCCCGGTATGAGGCTCGCGGCACGCCGCCACGTCGAAGCACATTACGATTGGACCACCGTCGTAACCGGCCTACTGGGCCATTACGCCTCGGTACTGGGCGTCACCGTCAGCGACCACGCCACGGCCTATGCCCATGGTTGA
- a CDS encoding RDD family protein, with amino-acid sequence MSTSHAWPRIAAQPAPLDTRIRMETPEGIDLMLRPAGLLSRSLAFSIDLLIRGALLTGLFFLLGALGEFGTGVFVLVLFLINWWYMVLFEVLHQGRTPGKQIMGLRVVHDDGTPVGWSASLLRNLLRFVDMLPFGYSVGAFACLQHPLFKRLGDLAAGTLVIYRDAPTPRPTLPDAPPVMPPLVLTLPEQRAVMAFAERQAGLAPARAEELASILVEPLQMPSHAPPQQAVSQLNGIARTLAGSA; translated from the coding sequence ATGTCCACCTCGCACGCTTGGCCAAGGATCGCTGCGCAGCCTGCCCCGCTGGACACCCGTATCCGCATGGAAACCCCGGAAGGCATCGACCTGATGCTGCGTCCTGCCGGACTGTTGTCGCGCTCGCTGGCCTTCAGCATCGATCTGTTGATTCGCGGTGCGCTGCTGACCGGACTGTTCTTTCTGCTGGGAGCACTCGGCGAGTTCGGCACCGGCGTGTTCGTGCTGGTGCTGTTCCTGATCAACTGGTGGTACATGGTGCTGTTCGAGGTCCTGCATCAGGGACGCACACCCGGCAAGCAGATCATGGGATTGCGCGTGGTCCACGATGACGGCACGCCGGTCGGCTGGTCAGCCTCGCTGCTGCGTAATCTGCTGCGCTTCGTAGACATGCTGCCGTTCGGTTACAGCGTCGGCGCGTTTGCCTGCTTGCAACATCCTCTGTTCAAACGCCTTGGCGATCTGGCGGCGGGAACGCTGGTGATTTACCGCGACGCACCGACACCCCGTCCGACGCTGCCCGATGCGCCACCCGTGATGCCGCCGTTGGTGCTGACCTTGCCGGAGCAACGCGCCGTAATGGCCTTCGCCGAGCGGCAGGCGGGGCTTGCGCCGGCGCGGGCCGAGGAGCTTGCGTCGATACTCGTCGAACCGTTACAGATGCCCTCCCATGCGCCACCGCAACAGGCGGTGAGTCAGTTGAACGGTATCGCGCGCACACTGGCGGGGTCGGCATGA
- a CDS encoding polysaccharide deacetylase family protein yields MVEILKPRERSVVLVLHDVAPQTWADYRPFVDAVDAMGHIPMTWLVVPDFHRGDPVDKAPAFQHLMHSRLARGDELALHGYYHCDDGPTPRTPRDFFMRRIYTWEGEFYTLDYPQALQRLEAGIEVFKRNDWPLHGFVSPAWLMSEGTRTALRQLPLDYTSDAQHLYRLPDFSPIDAPGIVWSARSSWRRGLSKIISDHREAHLHNAITIRLGLHPVDMRHEFSRQYWLHTLERLLEDGRAPMTKFAWLQRQSVVRSAA; encoded by the coding sequence ATGGTTGAGATCCTGAAGCCCCGAGAGCGCAGCGTCGTGTTGGTGCTGCATGACGTCGCTCCACAGACCTGGGCGGACTATCGCCCCTTTGTCGACGCTGTCGATGCGATGGGTCATATTCCGATGACCTGGCTGGTCGTGCCGGACTTTCACAGAGGGGACCCGGTCGACAAAGCGCCGGCTTTTCAGCACCTGATGCACTCGCGTCTGGCGCGGGGTGACGAACTGGCGCTTCACGGCTATTACCACTGCGACGACGGCCCCACACCTCGCACTCCTCGCGATTTTTTCATGCGGCGTATTTATACGTGGGAAGGCGAGTTCTACACCCTCGATTACCCTCAGGCGCTGCAACGGCTGGAAGCGGGCATTGAGGTGTTCAAGCGCAACGACTGGCCGCTACACGGATTCGTCTCGCCCGCATGGCTCATGAGCGAGGGCACGCGAACAGCCTTGCGCCAATTGCCACTGGACTACACCAGTGATGCGCAACACCTGTATCGTCTGCCGGACTTTTCCCCCATCGACGCACCGGGTATTGTCTGGAGCGCGCGCAGTTCCTGGCGACGCGGACTGTCGAAGATAATAAGTGATCATCGCGAGGCTCATTTGCATAACGCCATCACCATTCGCCTGGGGCTGCACCCCGTGGACATGCGCCATGAATTTTCTCGCCAGTACTGGCTGCACACGCTTGAGCGCCTGCTGGAAGATGGCCGCGCGCCCATGACCAAGTTTGCCTGGCTGCAACGTCAGAGCGTTGTCAGGTCCGCCGCGTGA
- a CDS encoding DUF4129 domain-containing protein, whose translation MRLTEACVAIRPRNPWEAIDLGVLLARQHRRLLMTSWAIITLPIFALISGLLWDYPSVAVLLFWWLKPAYERLPLLILSQALFGTTPSLKAALKAWPRALKPQLLASLTWRRFSLSRSFYLPVQQLEGLNGLPRAQRIALLGQKDRRVARCLTSMGSTLEMCLWVGAMLLFYALIPQQVELDWSWRSLLDIEGQWNWLEHLTNAFYALVLVFWGPTYVSCGFALYLNRRTTLEAWDIELAFRQLRQRVMGSAYALLIGLSLAFSLSPSSAMAAEITDESNYSCPLPPLDSPLTDEQVAGPAAARLLNQPLTSQASRQAIKAVLDSPPFKNPKTVSGWRIADQKHSAKTGDSPQWLAKLVVGLLNAGKTLSSVFEALLWTVIAVVAGWVVWRYRAWFGTFVSRAQRKKPAARTTPQQLFGLQVAAESLPDDVASAAEKLWSHAPREALSLLYRALLNRLLTDYQLPLKNADTEGQVLARVDALNQPPLHAYSHELTRHWQNLAYGHRLPEADVQQALCDEWRRLFTKGAAA comes from the coding sequence ATGCGCCTGACTGAAGCCTGCGTGGCAATTCGCCCGCGCAATCCATGGGAAGCCATCGACCTCGGCGTACTGCTCGCGCGCCAGCATCGGCGTCTGTTGATGACGAGTTGGGCGATCATCACGTTGCCGATTTTCGCGCTGATCAGCGGGTTGCTTTGGGACTATCCCAGCGTGGCGGTGCTGCTGTTCTGGTGGCTCAAGCCCGCGTATGAACGGCTGCCGTTGCTGATCCTCTCCCAGGCGCTGTTCGGCACAACGCCATCCTTGAAAGCCGCACTCAAGGCCTGGCCGCGTGCACTCAAACCGCAATTGCTCGCCAGCCTGACGTGGCGCCGGTTCAGCCTGAGCCGCAGCTTCTATCTGCCCGTACAACAGCTTGAAGGCCTGAACGGATTGCCACGGGCACAACGCATCGCGCTGTTGGGACAGAAGGACCGACGCGTCGCGCGCTGTCTGACGTCCATGGGCAGCACGCTGGAGATGTGCCTCTGGGTCGGCGCCATGTTGCTGTTCTACGCGCTCATTCCCCAGCAGGTCGAACTGGACTGGTCGTGGCGCAGCCTGCTGGACATCGAAGGGCAATGGAACTGGCTGGAACATTTGACCAATGCGTTCTATGCGCTGGTGCTGGTGTTCTGGGGCCCGACGTATGTCTCGTGCGGTTTCGCCCTGTACCTCAATCGCCGTACGACGCTGGAAGCCTGGGACATCGAGCTGGCGTTCCGCCAATTGCGTCAGCGCGTGATGGGCAGTGCCTACGCGCTCTTGATCGGCCTCTCGCTTGCGTTCAGCCTGTCGCCGTCGAGCGCGATGGCAGCCGAGATCACAGACGAATCGAATTACAGCTGCCCATTGCCGCCTCTGGACTCCCCCTTGACGGACGAGCAGGTGGCAGGCCCCGCCGCAGCGCGTCTGCTCAACCAGCCGCTGACCAGCCAGGCCTCGCGACAAGCCATCAAGGCCGTGCTGGACAGCCCGCCCTTCAAGAACCCCAAAACCGTATCGGGCTGGCGAATCGCCGACCAGAAGCACAGCGCAAAGACCGGCGACTCCCCTCAATGGCTGGCGAAGCTGGTCGTGGGTTTGCTGAACGCAGGCAAAACCCTGTCGAGCGTTTTCGAAGCGCTGCTGTGGACCGTCATCGCCGTGGTGGCCGGCTGGGTCGTGTGGCGTTATCGCGCCTGGTTCGGCACCTTTGTGAGCAGGGCGCAGCGCAAGAAACCCGCTGCGCGCACAACACCCCAACAATTGTTTGGCTTGCAGGTGGCTGCCGAGAGCCTGCCGGACGACGTCGCCAGTGCCGCAGAAAAACTCTGGTCACACGCACCGCGCGAAGCCCTCAGCCTGCTCTACCGCGCCCTGCTCAACCGCCTGCTGACCGACTATCAACTGCCTCTGAAAAATGCCGACACCGAAGGTCAGGTGCTGGCGCGCGTCGACGCCCTGAACCAGCCACCGCTCCACGCCTACAGCCATGAACTGACGCGCCACTGGCAAAACCTGGCCTACGGTCACCGGCTTCCCGAAGCGGATGTGCAACAAGCCCTGTGTGACGAGTGGCGGCGGCTGTTCACCAAGGGAGCCGCTGCATGA
- the mvaT gene encoding histone-like nucleoid-structuring protein MvaT, translated as MSLINEYRATEEAIKELQARLQNLQQDDKLQKELEFEGKLRTLMGEYQKSLRDIIALLDPDSKMKAPRGAAVKPAGTKRARKVKQYKNPHNGEIIETKGGNHKTLKEWKAKWGGDEVESWATLLG; from the coding sequence ATGTCCCTGATCAACGAATACCGCGCAACAGAAGAAGCCATCAAAGAACTGCAAGCGCGTCTGCAAAACCTGCAACAAGACGACAAACTGCAAAAGGAACTTGAGTTCGAAGGCAAACTGCGCACCCTGATGGGCGAATATCAGAAATCCCTGCGCGACATCATCGCGCTGCTGGATCCGGATTCCAAAATGAAGGCTCCTCGCGGCGCCGCGGTAAAACCTGCCGGCACCAAGCGCGCGCGCAAGGTCAAGCAATACAAGAATCCGCACAACGGTGAAATCATCGAAACCAAAGGCGGCAACCACAAAACCCTGAAAGAGTGGAAAGCCAAGTGGGGCGGCGACGAGGTTGAAAGCTGGGCAACTCTGCTGGGCTAA
- a CDS encoding stage II sporulation protein M, whose translation MKQSQFEQHHQDAWQQFSQRLDALERSRRRHEAGDGFTQAYRQICQHLALAQERGYSSHLVEPLQQLAMRGHQQLYRHRSQFAAQLLAFVLADFPRLVRAEWRLVTLALVLFFGSLIVMGLLVYGYPDLIYSVVSPAQVSEMESMYDPAARRIGQAAERASSTDWLMFGYYIMHNIGIAFQTFASGLLFGLGSLFFLFFNGLMIGAVAGHLTDVGFGQTFWPFVVGHGAFELTAIALAGAAGLKLGWALLAPGPMRRGEALRIAAKTSVRLIGGVMLFLLIAAFIEAYWSSMTWPQPTTKYLVGAALWALVASYLLFAGRTSHAPD comes from the coding sequence ATGAAGCAAAGCCAGTTCGAACAACACCATCAAGACGCCTGGCAGCAGTTCAGCCAGCGGCTTGACGCGCTGGAACGCAGCCGGCGCCGTCACGAGGCAGGCGACGGTTTTACGCAGGCGTACCGGCAAATCTGCCAGCACCTGGCGCTGGCTCAAGAGCGCGGGTACAGCAGCCATCTGGTCGAGCCGCTGCAACAACTCGCCATGCGTGGCCACCAACAGCTGTATCGCCACCGCAGCCAGTTCGCTGCCCAGTTGCTGGCGTTCGTACTGGCAGATTTCCCGCGCCTGGTGCGTGCCGAATGGCGGCTGGTCACGCTGGCCCTTGTCCTGTTCTTCGGCAGCCTGATCGTCATGGGACTGCTGGTGTACGGGTATCCGGACCTGATCTACAGCGTGGTCAGTCCTGCTCAGGTCAGCGAAATGGAGTCGATGTACGACCCCGCGGCACGTCGTATCGGCCAGGCCGCAGAACGCGCCTCGAGCACCGACTGGCTGATGTTCGGTTACTACATCATGCACAACATCGGCATTGCCTTTCAGACCTTCGCCAGCGGGTTGCTGTTTGGCTTGGGCAGCCTGTTTTTCCTGTTCTTCAATGGGCTGATGATCGGCGCCGTCGCAGGTCACCTCACCGATGTCGGCTTCGGCCAGACGTTCTGGCCGTTCGTGGTGGGGCATGGCGCGTTCGAATTGACCGCCATTGCTCTGGCTGGTGCCGCTGGCCTGAAACTGGGCTGGGCACTGCTCGCACCCGGTCCGATGCGGCGTGGGGAAGCCCTGCGCATCGCCGCCAAAACCAGCGTCCGGCTGATCGGCGGCGTGATGCTGTTTCTGCTGATTGCCGCGTTTATCGAAGCCTACTGGTCGTCGATGACCTGGCCGCAACCCACCACCAAATACCTGGTGGGCGCCGCACTCTGGGCGTTGGTCGCGTCCTATCTGCTGTTTGCCGGGCGCACCTCTCATGCGCCTGACTGA